The following are encoded in a window of Streptomyces sp. SAT1 genomic DNA:
- a CDS encoding Lrp/AsnC family transcriptional regulator, whose amino-acid sequence MAVDELDTRILRLLLEQPRTSVREYARVLGIARGTLQARLDRLERDGVITGTGPSLSPAALGHPVLAFVHIEVTQGHLDDVGDALAGVPEIVEAFSITGGGDLLTRVVARDNAHLEDVIQKLISLPGVVRTRTEVALRERVPHRLLPLVESIGRASGK is encoded by the coding sequence ATGGCCGTGGACGAACTCGACACCCGCATCCTGCGGCTGCTCCTGGAGCAGCCGCGCACCAGCGTGCGCGAGTACGCGCGCGTCCTCGGCATCGCCCGGGGCACGCTCCAGGCCCGGCTGGACCGTCTGGAGCGCGACGGTGTGATCACCGGGACGGGCCCGTCCCTCTCCCCCGCCGCGCTCGGCCACCCGGTGCTGGCGTTCGTGCACATCGAGGTCACCCAGGGGCACCTGGACGACGTGGGGGACGCGCTGGCCGGGGTGCCGGAGATCGTGGAGGCGTTCTCCATCACCGGCGGCGGCGATCTGCTCACCCGGGTCGTGGCGCGCGACAACGCCCACCTGGAGGACGTGATCCAGAAGCTGATCAGCCTGCCGGGCGTGGTCCGCACCCGTACCGAGGTGGCCCTGCGCGAGCGCGTCCCGCACCGGCTGCTGCCGCTGGTGGAGTCGATCGGGCGTGCGTCCGGGAAGTGA
- a CDS encoding LysR family substrate-binding domain-containing protein, with protein sequence MTGSETSPTFRLAYVPGVTPAKWVRIWNERLPDVPLALVQVPAADASAVLGEGRADAGVVRLPVDRTVFSAIPLYTETTVVVVPKDHLVTAADEVSLADLADEVVLHPQDDVLGWERPPGEPAFERPATTEDAVELVAAGVGVLIVPQSLARLHHRRDLTYRTVADAPQSGVALVWPEEATTDLVDDFIGIVRGRTANSTRGRSRPEAQAGTGRGQDTGTGRKAAPGKGSGKAPGRSAGKGAGAGGTGRTAQSRGGSGRTGGARGAKGAQGGARGAKRGRPRRSS encoded by the coding sequence GTGACAGGCTCGGAGACATCCCCCACGTTCCGGCTCGCGTACGTCCCCGGGGTGACGCCCGCCAAGTGGGTGCGGATCTGGAACGAGCGCCTGCCCGACGTCCCCCTCGCCCTCGTCCAGGTACCGGCCGCCGACGCGTCCGCGGTGCTCGGCGAGGGCCGCGCGGACGCGGGCGTCGTACGCCTGCCCGTCGACCGTACGGTCTTCAGCGCGATCCCCCTCTACACCGAGACCACCGTGGTCGTCGTCCCCAAGGACCACCTGGTGACGGCGGCGGACGAGGTGTCCCTCGCCGACCTGGCCGACGAGGTCGTCCTGCACCCCCAGGACGACGTCCTCGGCTGGGAGCGGCCCCCCGGCGAGCCCGCCTTCGAGCGCCCCGCGACCACCGAGGACGCCGTGGAACTGGTCGCGGCCGGTGTGGGAGTGCTGATCGTGCCGCAGTCGCTGGCCCGGCTGCACCACCGCAGGGACCTGACCTACCGGACCGTCGCCGACGCCCCGCAGTCGGGCGTCGCGCTGGTGTGGCCCGAGGAGGCGACCACCGACCTGGTCGACGACTTCATCGGGATCGTGCGCGGCCGGACGGCCAACAGCACCCGCGGCCGCAGCCGGCCCGAGGCGCAGGCCGGGACCGGGCGCGGGCAGGACACGGGGACCGGCCGCAAGGCCGCTCCCGGCAAGGGCTCGGGCAAGGCCCCGGGCAGGTCGGCGGGCAAGGGTGCGGGCGCGGGCGGCACCGGCAGGACGGCCCAGAGCCGAGGCGGCTCCGGCCGCACCGGCGGGGCGCGCGGCGCCAAGGGCGCCCAGGGCGGAGCCAGGGGCGCCAAGCGGGGCCGGCCGCGCCGCAGCTCCTAG
- a CDS encoding DUF5997 family protein yields MKSHQSTQTMKPATAAKKLGVYLPATPAEFQEGVVSRAELDQLQADPPEWLRELRRDGPHPRPVVAARLGVSIAGLARGGVTEALTTEQIEALKQEGPEWLEKERATQAEVRKEAARLKKRNAERAGEGDSPDA; encoded by the coding sequence ATGAAGTCGCACCAGAGCACCCAGACGATGAAGCCCGCCACCGCGGCGAAGAAGCTGGGTGTGTACCTGCCCGCCACGCCCGCCGAGTTCCAGGAGGGCGTCGTCTCGCGCGCCGAGCTGGACCAGCTCCAGGCCGATCCGCCCGAGTGGCTGCGCGAGCTGCGGCGCGACGGCCCGCACCCCCGTCCGGTGGTCGCGGCCAGGCTGGGTGTCTCCATCGCGGGCCTGGCGCGCGGCGGGGTCACCGAGGCGCTCACCACCGAGCAGATCGAGGCCCTGAAGCAGGAGGGGCCCGAGTGGCTGGAGAAGGAGCGCGCCACCCAGGCCGAGGTCCGCAAGGAGGCGGCGCGGCTGAAGAAGCGGAACGCCGAGCGGGCCGGGGAGGGTGACTCCCCGGACGCCTGA
- a CDS encoding cytochrome P450 encodes MSHGIALFRRPLDFLNSLPRRGDIVRIRLGPVPAWIVCHPELVHRMLVDTRTFDKGGSQYDRLRTLMGDGLVTSRQETHRRQRRLLQPRFHATRVAAYTELMGAEAAALCDTWRPGRRVDVSATTMALTTRVTSRVLLSDTLDEAAAAELRECLSTVVRGLFVRTVVPLDAPFRVPLPANRRYRDALERLHGLIDAAVARRRAQAPRDDLLGTLLAAERGQDGPAITGQEVHDHLITLLLTGVETTALLLASLFSLLARHPEAERRVHEEVDTVLGGRAPTAAELPLLVHTGNVVTETLRHSPPGWLFTRVTTEETELGGCRIPRGATVLYSPYLLHHDPASFPEPERFLPDRWLPGRTAAVPHGAMLPFAAGNRKCIGDALAVAEATVAVATIAGRLRLRHPPGPVAPLRPAVTLGPRSLVMTCEPRPVRAGPSRPGAPQPGAGRTCPAAPGPAPLRPASAEPPPLRPASAGPTSPEPAPPGPSGTPPRSVRQQDHSDPKGR; translated from the coding sequence TTGAGCCACGGTATCGCCTTGTTCCGCCGTCCGCTGGATTTTCTCAACTCTCTGCCGCGGCGCGGGGACATCGTCCGGATCCGGCTGGGCCCGGTGCCCGCCTGGATCGTGTGCCATCCGGAGCTGGTCCACCGAATGCTCGTGGACACCCGGACGTTCGACAAGGGCGGCTCCCAGTACGACCGGCTCCGGACCCTGATGGGGGACGGCCTGGTCACCAGCCGCCAGGAGACCCACCGCAGACAGCGGCGGCTGCTGCAACCGCGGTTCCACGCCACGCGCGTGGCCGCGTACACGGAGCTGATGGGCGCCGAGGCCGCGGCGCTGTGCGACACCTGGCGGCCGGGACGGCGCGTCGACGTGAGCGCGACGACGATGGCCCTCACGACCCGCGTCACCAGCCGGGTCCTGCTCTCGGACACGCTCGACGAGGCCGCGGCCGCCGAGCTGAGGGAGTGTCTGTCCACCGTGGTGCGCGGGCTGTTCGTCCGTACGGTGGTGCCGCTGGACGCGCCCTTCCGGGTGCCCCTGCCCGCCAACCGCCGCTACCGGGACGCTCTCGAACGCCTGCACGGCCTGATCGACGCGGCCGTCGCACGGCGGCGCGCCCAGGCACCGCGGGACGATCTGCTGGGCACCCTGCTGGCCGCCGAGCGCGGGCAGGACGGGCCCGCGATCACCGGGCAGGAGGTGCACGACCATCTCATCACCCTGCTGCTCACCGGGGTGGAGACCACCGCTCTCCTCCTGGCCTCCCTCTTCAGCCTGCTGGCCCGGCATCCGGAGGCCGAACGCCGGGTGCACGAGGAGGTCGACACGGTACTGGGCGGGCGCGCGCCGACCGCCGCCGAACTGCCGCTGCTGGTGCACACCGGCAACGTCGTGACCGAGACGCTGCGGCACTCCCCGCCCGGCTGGCTGTTCACCCGGGTCACCACCGAGGAGACCGAGCTGGGCGGCTGCCGGATCCCCCGGGGCGCCACCGTCCTCTACAGCCCGTATCTGCTGCACCACGATCCCGCGTCGTTCCCCGAGCCGGAGCGGTTCCTGCCGGACCGCTGGCTGCCGGGGCGGACGGCGGCCGTGCCGCACGGCGCGATGCTGCCCTTCGCCGCGGGCAACCGCAAGTGCATCGGCGACGCGCTCGCGGTGGCGGAGGCCACGGTGGCGGTCGCGACGATCGCCGGCCGGCTGCGGCTGCGCCATCCGCCGGGACCGGTGGCGCCCCTGCGCCCGGCCGTGACGCTGGGCCCCCGGTCGCTGGTGATGACCTGCGAACCGCGGCCGGTCCGCGCGGGCCCGTCCCGGCCGGGCGCGCCGCAGCCGGGCGCGGGCCGGACCTGCCCGGCGGCGCCCGGACCGGCGCCGCTCCGACCGGCCTCCGCCGAACCGCCGCCGCTCCGACCGGCCTCCGCCGGACCGACGTCCCCCGAACCGGCACCGCCCGGACCGAGCGGGACCCCTCCGCGCTCGGTCCGCCAGCAGGACCACTCCGACCCGAAGGGCAGGTGA
- a CDS encoding (-)-alpha-amorphene synthase: MATRQEERVPRQAVPAAEALSDPAASLNDLIDARLHMPYAFRSNPHEAEAVAATDDWLDDRGLTADPDVADMIVRTRPAQLASYTTPDVDADILRLVALQIAYQFVFDDRAEEVGEQGPDRLLPMLCESIAVLREGRPPTTPLGAALTDLHRQVRRRCTPAQAARWAWYGQEYVHGLMYEAVAQHGSAAPRLGVCTSIRSLTAGVQPFYPLCEAAQTGELAPRELHHPLMRRLTALSSDAAVWIPDLYSAVKEQRAGGLINLALGYQRAHDCSLPEAVTSAIGRINGTIHEFERLRAELAPELSPAGAGYVDGMTGWIRGCYHWSRTVPRYADSAQAPTR; encoded by the coding sequence GTGGCGACGCGGCAAGAGGAACGCGTACCACGACAGGCAGTCCCGGCAGCCGAGGCGCTCTCCGACCCGGCTGCCTCGCTCAACGATCTGATCGACGCCCGCCTCCACATGCCCTATGCCTTCCGCAGCAACCCCCATGAGGCGGAGGCGGTGGCGGCCACGGACGACTGGCTGGACGACCGCGGTCTGACCGCCGATCCGGACGTCGCGGACATGATCGTCCGGACCCGGCCGGCCCAGCTCGCCTCGTACACCACCCCGGACGTCGACGCGGACATCCTGCGGCTCGTCGCCCTCCAGATCGCCTACCAGTTCGTCTTCGACGACCGGGCGGAGGAGGTCGGTGAGCAGGGACCGGACCGGCTGCTGCCCATGCTGTGCGAGAGCATCGCGGTCCTGCGCGAGGGCCGGCCGCCGACGACGCCTCTCGGGGCGGCGCTCACCGACCTCCACCGGCAGGTCCGGCGGCGCTGCACCCCCGCCCAGGCGGCACGCTGGGCCTGGTACGGCCAGGAGTACGTGCACGGGCTGATGTACGAGGCGGTGGCCCAGCACGGGTCCGCCGCGCCGCGTCTCGGGGTGTGCACGTCGATACGGTCGCTGACGGCGGGGGTGCAGCCGTTCTACCCCCTGTGCGAGGCCGCGCAGACCGGCGAACTGGCCCCGCGCGAACTCCATCACCCGCTGATGCGGCGGCTGACGGCGCTGTCCTCCGACGCCGCGGTGTGGATACCGGACCTCTACTCCGCGGTGAAGGAGCAGCGCGCCGGCGGACTGATCAACCTGGCCCTCGGCTATCAGCGGGCCCACGACTGCTCGCTGCCGGAGGCGGTGACGTCGGCCATCGGCCGGATCAACGGCACCATCCATGAGTTCGAACGGCTCCGCGCGGAACTGGCCCCTGAGCTCAGCCCCGCCGGTGCCGGCTATGTGGACGGCATGACCGGCTGGATCCGCGGCTGCTACCACTGGTCCCGGACGGTGCCGCGGTACGCGGACTCCGCCCAGGCGCCCACCCGGTAG
- a CDS encoding ATP-binding protein codes for MADEPWQSHTGHRPLLERQRELRVLDDALASLAASAEGSLRGGGLLAFTGPAGLGKTTLMAQLRARALAQGCTVLSARGGENEQELAFHVVRQLVQPPLAAMPEAERREFLGSWYDIVATALGLEASDSARVPDPAGVRDGLDWVMTRLTVARAPVVLLLDDAHWSDAESLSWLASFAPRIENLPLLIVVAYRPGELPPEATAFRTLVEHHENRPHALRPLSATGVARIIREHVGESAEDAFCEECCTVTEGRPFEAVELAIQLAERRVRGTGADLPVMRDVASAIKGPGLLDRLRRLGPGTVMFASAAAVLGTSVPPDLAAAVAVVGMEQAAQETAKLRAARILTDSPGTGGNLEFTHPLIATAIYRSIPPGLRVGLHNAAAEAVRAAGLGPTAAARHLLEVPCEARPEAVACLREAAREYLRAGAPEAARRALARALQEPPPPEDRAALLHELAGSTFLIEPAATVTHLRQALTEPGLSPGLRASIVYRLTQALAHTDRMAEAASVAAEEAHKATDPRTRLRMQADHFVWSAFRTDEPDSPARSRKLARLAERLTGRTLEERYILGLRAWDAMVRGEARQTVLDHAERALRGGMSWTDENRGFEVPASVALLFMYCDQPRRAEELFGRGIAECNAKGWRGSHLALGETLLGYIHYHRGGLAEAENHVREGLRVADRVEGAVPAQWFAIGVLIQTLLARGRIAEARQVADDHAFGETVPNAVIYPDPRTVYAELLLAEGRHAEAARLLSAVGDRQDSRAWRNPAWCPWQLDLATALAPVAPERAVCLAGEAVQRARAFGAASATGQALRTMAEVTGGPAALELHAEAVCLLEGSPAGYELARALVGHGAALARNGRLADAADRLYRGLETAVHCGAEALAVRARAELSAAGLRPLPLRYAQTDTLTAQERRAAEQAAQGHPVAVVAKELRLTEQGVRQLLSSVYRKVGTDAAGLATALETYPRPCP; via the coding sequence ATGGCAGATGAGCCGTGGCAGTCGCACACCGGACACCGGCCCTTGCTCGAACGGCAGCGGGAACTGCGGGTGCTGGACGACGCGCTGGCCTCCCTCGCCGCGTCCGCAGAGGGGTCCCTGCGCGGCGGCGGGCTGCTGGCCTTCACCGGTCCCGCGGGGCTGGGGAAGACGACGCTCATGGCGCAGTTGCGCGCGCGGGCCCTCGCCCAGGGCTGCACGGTCCTGTCGGCCCGGGGCGGCGAGAACGAGCAGGAGCTGGCCTTCCATGTGGTCCGGCAACTGGTGCAGCCTCCGCTGGCGGCGATGCCCGAGGCCGAGCGCCGCGAGTTCCTGGGCAGTTGGTACGACATCGTCGCCACCGCGCTCGGCCTGGAGGCGTCCGACAGCGCCCGGGTGCCGGATCCGGCCGGGGTGCGTGACGGTCTCGACTGGGTGATGACACGTCTCACCGTGGCGCGGGCACCGGTCGTGCTGCTTCTGGACGACGCGCACTGGTCCGACGCGGAGTCGCTGAGCTGGCTCGCCTCCTTCGCGCCCCGCATCGAGAATCTTCCCCTGCTGATCGTCGTCGCCTACCGTCCCGGCGAACTGCCGCCCGAGGCCACCGCCTTCCGCACCCTGGTCGAGCACCACGAGAACCGCCCGCACGCGCTGAGGCCGCTCTCCGCCACGGGCGTGGCCCGGATCATCCGGGAACACGTGGGCGAGTCGGCCGAGGACGCGTTCTGCGAGGAGTGCTGCACGGTCACCGAGGGCCGTCCCTTCGAGGCGGTGGAGCTGGCGATCCAGCTCGCCGAACGGCGGGTGCGCGGGACCGGGGCCGATCTGCCGGTGATGCGCGACGTGGCCTCCGCGATCAAGGGGCCCGGTCTGCTGGACCGTCTGCGCCGACTCGGCCCCGGCACCGTCATGTTCGCCTCGGCCGCCGCCGTGCTGGGCACCTCCGTACCGCCGGACCTGGCCGCCGCCGTCGCCGTGGTCGGGATGGAGCAGGCCGCGCAGGAGACGGCGAAGCTGCGCGCCGCCAGGATCCTCACCGACAGTCCCGGCACCGGCGGCAATCTGGAGTTCACGCACCCGCTGATCGCCACCGCGATCTACCGGTCCATCCCGCCCGGCCTGCGGGTGGGTCTGCACAACGCCGCCGCCGAGGCCGTCCGCGCCGCCGGGCTCGGCCCCACGGCCGCCGCACGGCATCTGCTGGAAGTGCCGTGCGAGGCCAGGCCCGAGGCCGTGGCCTGTCTGCGGGAGGCCGCCCGCGAGTATCTGCGGGCCGGGGCTCCGGAGGCCGCCCGGCGGGCGCTGGCCAGGGCCCTCCAGGAACCGCCGCCGCCCGAGGACCGGGCCGCGCTGCTGCACGAACTGGCCGGCTCGACCTTCCTCATCGAACCCGCGGCCACCGTCACCCATCTGCGGCAGGCCCTCACCGAACCCGGTCTCTCCCCCGGGCTGCGGGCCTCCATCGTCTACCGGCTGACGCAGGCGCTGGCGCACACCGACCGGATGGCGGAGGCCGCGAGCGTGGCCGCCGAGGAGGCGCACAAGGCCACCGATCCGCGGACCCGGCTGCGCATGCAGGCCGACCACTTCGTGTGGAGCGCCTTCCGCACCGACGAACCCGACTCACCGGCCCGCTCCCGCAAACTCGCCCGCCTGGCCGAACGGCTGACCGGCCGCACCCTGGAGGAGCGCTACATCCTGGGGCTGCGCGCCTGGGACGCCATGGTGCGCGGCGAGGCGCGGCAGACGGTCCTCGACCATGCCGAGCGAGCGCTGCGCGGCGGGATGAGCTGGACCGACGAGAACCGCGGCTTCGAGGTGCCCGCCTCGGTCGCCCTGCTGTTCATGTACTGCGACCAGCCCCGGCGGGCCGAGGAACTGTTCGGCCGGGGCATCGCCGAGTGCAACGCCAAGGGCTGGCGCGGCTCCCATCTGGCCCTGGGCGAGACGCTGCTCGGTTATATCCACTACCACCGCGGCGGCCTGGCCGAGGCGGAGAACCACGTCCGCGAAGGACTGCGCGTCGCCGACCGGGTGGAGGGCGCGGTCCCGGCGCAGTGGTTCGCGATCGGTGTGCTCATCCAGACGCTGCTGGCCCGGGGCCGGATCGCCGAGGCCCGGCAGGTCGCCGACGACCACGCCTTCGGCGAGACCGTCCCGAACGCGGTGATCTACCCCGACCCGCGCACCGTGTATGCCGAACTGCTGCTGGCGGAGGGCCGCCACGCGGAGGCGGCACGGCTGCTGTCCGCCGTCGGCGACCGGCAGGACTCCCGGGCCTGGCGCAATCCCGCGTGGTGCCCCTGGCAGCTGGACCTGGCGACGGCTCTGGCACCCGTGGCGCCGGAGCGCGCCGTCTGCCTGGCCGGGGAGGCGGTCCAGCGGGCGCGGGCCTTCGGCGCGGCCTCGGCCACCGGGCAGGCGCTGCGCACGATGGCCGAGGTCACCGGCGGCCCGGCGGCGCTGGAGCTGCACGCCGAGGCGGTCTGCCTGCTGGAGGGGTCCCCGGCCGGGTACGAACTGGCCCGCGCGCTGGTGGGGCACGGAGCCGCCCTGGCCCGCAACGGCCGGCTCGCGGACGCGGCCGACCGGCTCTACCGGGGTCTTGAGACCGCGGTCCACTGCGGGGCCGAGGCCCTTGCCGTACGGGCCAGGGCGGAGCTGTCGGCGGCCGGACTGCGCCCGCTGCCGCTGCGGTACGCGCAGACCGACACGCTCACCGCGCAGGAACGCAGAGCCGCCGAACAGGCCGCGCAGGGGCATCCGGTGGCGGTGGTCGCCAAGGAACTGCGGCTCACCGAGCAGGGGGTGCGCCAGCTCCTCTCCTCCGTGTACCGCAAGGTGGGCACCGACGCCGCGGGGCTCGCCACCGCGCTGGAGACCTATCCCCGACCCTGTCCTTGA
- a CDS encoding XdhC family protein, whose amino-acid sequence MLDIAEELHRWTEEGRAYAVATVVTVGGSAPRGPGAALAVDSEGTVIGSVSGGCVEGAVYDLCRQALQDGTTVLEEFGYSDEDAFAVGLTCGGTIGMMITPVGAQAPVRTVLGAALAAAVRDEPVALARIVRGPERLLGATVLVRADGTDEGAQDGGFGDHPEAARTAVAEARALLEAGRTGTVELSEDGSHCPGGLTLLVEVTVPPPRMIVFGAVDFAAALVRAGKFLGYHVTVCDARPVFATRGRFPEADDIVVDWPHRYLRDTPTDPRTVLCVLTHDAKFDIPLLTVALRMPVAFVGAMGSRRTHEDRRRRLREAGVSEEELDRLRSPIGLDLGARTPEETALSIAAEIVAARRGGTGTPLTGSGGPIHHDRGPGGTRAA is encoded by the coding sequence ATGCTTGACATCGCCGAGGAGCTGCACCGCTGGACGGAGGAGGGCCGGGCCTACGCCGTGGCCACCGTGGTCACCGTCGGCGGCAGCGCGCCGCGCGGTCCGGGCGCTGCCCTCGCCGTCGACAGCGAGGGCACCGTCATCGGCTCGGTCTCCGGCGGCTGTGTGGAAGGAGCGGTCTACGACCTGTGCCGACAGGCCCTCCAGGACGGCACCACCGTCCTGGAGGAGTTCGGCTACAGCGACGAGGACGCCTTCGCGGTCGGCCTGACCTGCGGCGGGACCATCGGCATGATGATCACCCCGGTCGGTGCGCAGGCGCCGGTGCGCACGGTGCTCGGGGCGGCGCTGGCGGCCGCCGTCCGCGACGAGCCGGTGGCCCTCGCCCGGATCGTCCGCGGCCCGGAACGGCTGCTCGGCGCCACGGTCCTGGTCCGGGCGGACGGCACCGACGAGGGCGCGCAGGACGGCGGGTTCGGTGACCATCCGGAGGCGGCCCGCACCGCGGTGGCCGAGGCCAGGGCGCTGCTGGAGGCCGGCCGCACGGGGACCGTGGAGCTGTCCGAGGACGGCTCGCACTGCCCCGGCGGACTGACCCTGCTCGTCGAGGTGACCGTGCCGCCGCCGCGCATGATCGTCTTCGGGGCGGTCGACTTCGCGGCGGCACTGGTCAGGGCGGGCAAGTTCCTCGGCTACCACGTGACGGTGTGCGACGCCCGGCCCGTCTTCGCCACCCGGGGCCGCTTCCCCGAGGCCGACGACATCGTCGTGGACTGGCCGCACCGCTATCTGCGGGACACCCCGACCGACCCGCGCACGGTGCTGTGTGTGCTCACCCATGACGCCAAGTTCGACATCCCCCTGCTGACGGTCGCCCTGCGGATGCCGGTCGCCTTCGTCGGCGCCATGGGCTCGCGCCGGACCCACGAGGACCGCAGACGCCGGCTGCGCGAGGCGGGCGTGAGCGAGGAGGAGCTGGACCGGCTGCGGTCCCCGATCGGCCTGGATCTCGGCGCCCGTACCCCGGAGGAGACGGCCCTGTCGATCGCGGCGGAGATCGTCGCCGCCCGGCGCGGCGGGACGGGCACCCCCCTGACCGGCTCGGGAGGTCCGATCCACCACGACCGCGGTCCGGGCGGCACCCGCGCCGCGTAG
- a CDS encoding xanthine dehydrogenase family protein molybdopterin-binding subunit: MTTATGTRTTRKGAVGTAHTRVEGLDKVTGAARYAGEIPFADLAHGWLVLSTVARGRIRSLDTAPVLAMPGVLTVLHHENAPRLKTDFIGLLGVPPDPTSTLFQNDRVAHRGWPVALVVAETSEQAREAAESLVVHYEQEPHDVDFSAGRTDAYELQGHMPAATEKGDLAAELAASAVTLDEEYTTPEEHHSMMEPHAATALWDGGRLELVDSNQGATWVVGELANLFSLDPSAVRVRSEHVGGGFGSKGVRAHQVAAVMGATVLHRPVRVVMTRRQMFSLTGYRSPTAQRIRLGADPDGRLRALEHLSLSQTSTVHEFVESCAAPSRVMYDAEAHHTVHRVVRLDVPTPTFMRAPGEAPGSFALESALDELAEKCGLDPIELRLRNEPERGPVSGLPFSSRNLTACFREGARRFGWADRDPRPGVRREGRWLLGTGTAAASFPSNAGPSTALVTAEADGTFTVRIAAADVGTGARTALLLVAADALETTTDRVRVRIGDSDFGPAMISGGSMGTRSWSWAVRIAAEELRERLTLGADIPPEGITVRSDTTEALRSLTGKERHSFGAQFAEVAVDVATGEVRVRRMLGIFAAGRIVNPLTARNQLVGGMIWGISMALHEAAARDRADGGLYGPDLAGYHVTSHADVPPSIEADWVDDPDPDDPVGIKGIGEVGIVGAAAAITNAVWHATGVRHRDLPVRPDRVLEAAAREPHA, translated from the coding sequence ATGACCACCGCCACCGGAACACGTACGACCAGGAAGGGCGCCGTCGGGACCGCGCACACCCGCGTGGAGGGCCTCGACAAGGTCACCGGAGCCGCCCGCTACGCCGGTGAGATCCCCTTCGCCGACCTCGCCCACGGCTGGCTGGTGCTCTCCACGGTGGCCCGCGGCCGGATCCGGTCCCTCGACACCGCGCCCGTGCTCGCCATGCCCGGAGTGCTCACCGTCCTCCACCACGAGAACGCGCCGCGCCTGAAGACCGACTTCATCGGCCTGCTGGGCGTCCCCCCGGACCCCACCTCCACCCTCTTCCAGAACGACCGGGTGGCGCACCGGGGCTGGCCGGTGGCGCTGGTCGTCGCCGAGACCTCCGAGCAGGCCAGGGAAGCGGCCGAATCCCTCGTCGTGCACTACGAACAGGAGCCGCACGACGTCGACTTCTCCGCCGGCCGCACCGACGCGTACGAGCTCCAAGGCCATATGCCGGCGGCGACGGAGAAGGGCGACCTGGCGGCCGAACTCGCCGCCTCCGCCGTCACCCTCGACGAGGAGTACACCACCCCCGAAGAGCACCACAGCATGATGGAGCCGCACGCGGCGACCGCCCTGTGGGACGGCGGACGCCTCGAACTCGTCGACTCCAACCAGGGCGCCACCTGGGTCGTCGGCGAACTGGCCAACCTCTTCTCGCTCGACCCGTCCGCCGTGCGCGTGCGCTCCGAGCACGTCGGCGGCGGCTTCGGCAGCAAGGGCGTGCGCGCCCACCAGGTGGCCGCCGTGATGGGCGCGACCGTCCTGCACCGCCCCGTGCGCGTCGTCATGACACGCCGCCAGATGTTCTCGCTGACCGGCTACCGCAGCCCCACCGCGCAGCGGATCAGGCTCGGCGCGGACCCGGACGGCCGCCTGCGCGCGCTGGAGCACCTCTCGCTCAGCCAGACCTCCACCGTCCACGAGTTCGTCGAGTCGTGCGCCGCCCCCTCCCGGGTGATGTACGACGCCGAAGCCCACCACACCGTCCACCGCGTCGTCCGGCTGGACGTGCCGACCCCGACGTTCATGCGCGCACCGGGGGAGGCCCCGGGCTCCTTCGCCCTGGAGTCCGCGCTCGACGAACTCGCCGAGAAATGCGGTCTGGACCCGATCGAGCTGCGCCTGCGCAACGAGCCGGAGCGGGGCCCCGTCTCCGGACTGCCCTTCAGCAGCCGCAATCTGACCGCCTGCTTCCGCGAGGGCGCCCGCAGGTTCGGCTGGGCCGACCGGGACCCACGCCCCGGCGTGCGCCGCGAGGGGCGCTGGCTGCTCGGCACCGGCACGGCCGCCGCGTCCTTCCCCTCCAACGCCGGGCCGTCCACCGCGCTCGTCACGGCCGAGGCGGACGGCACCTTCACCGTGCGGATCGCCGCCGCCGACGTCGGCACCGGAGCGCGCACCGCGCTGCTCCTGGTCGCCGCCGACGCCCTGGAGACGACGACGGACCGGGTCCGGGTGCGCATCGGGGACAGCGACTTCGGACCGGCGATGATCTCCGGCGGTTCCATGGGCACCCGGTCCTGGTCCTGGGCGGTCAGGATCGCGGCCGAAGAGCTGCGCGAGCGGCTGACGCTGGGCGCCGACATCCCGCCGGAGGGCATCACTGTGCGCTCCGACACCACCGAGGCCCTGCGGTCCCTGACCGGCAAGGAACGGCACTCCTTCGGCGCCCAGTTCGCCGAGGTCGCCGTGGACGTCGCCACCGGCGAGGTACGGGTGCGCCGGATGCTCGGCATCTTCGCGGCGGGCCGCATCGTCAACCCGCTCACCGCCCGCAACCAGCTCGTCGGCGGCATGATCTGGGGCATCTCCATGGCGCTGCACGAGGCGGCGGCCCGCGACCGGGCCGACGGCGGACTCTACGGCCCCGACCTCGCCGGCTACCACGTCACGTCGCACGCCGACGTACCCCCGTCGATCGAGGCCGACTGGGTCGACGACCCGGACCCGGACGACCCGGTCGGCATCAAGGGCATCGGTGAGGTGGGCATCGTCGGAGCCGCCGCGGCGATCACCAACGCGGTGTGGCACGCCACCGGCGTCCGCCACCGCGACCTGCCCGTCCGCCCCGACCGCGTCCTGGAGGCAGCCGCGAGGGAGCCGCATGCTTGA